AGCTGGCTATGGAACTCGCTTTCTCCCTGCGACCAAATCCATGCCTAAAGAAATGATGCCAGTCGTCAACAAGCCGCTTATCGAATACGGTGTTGAAGAAGCTATTCAAGCCGGTATGAATGGTATGTGTATTGTTACTGGCCGTGGCAAACACTCGATCATGGACCATTTCGACAAGAACTACGAATTGGAACATCAAATCAGCGGAACGAATAAAGAACAACTGTTGGTCGATATTCGTGACATTATCGAGAGCGCCAACTTCACTTACATTCGTCAACGTGAAATGAAAGGGTTAGGTCATGCAATTTTGACTGGCCGTGAGCTAGTCGGTGATGAACCGTTTGCTGTGGTACTTGCTGATGACCTTTGTGTCAATGAACAGGAAGGAGTGTTAGCCCAGATGGTTGCCCTGTTTAAGCAATTCCGCTGCTCAATTGTCGCTGTTCAAGAAGTGCCTGCCGACGAAACACATAAATACGGTGTGATTTCCGGTGAGATGATCAAAGACGACATTTATCGCGTCGATGATATGGTTGAAAAACCGGAACCTGGTACCGCACCAAGCAATCTAGCTATCATTGGTCGCTACATCTTGACGCCTGATATTTTCGAGCTCATCGAAAATACCGAGCCAGGTAAAGGTGGAGAAATTCAGATTACTGACGCTCTGCTGAAACAGGCAAAGGCAGGTTGTGTTCTGGCCTATAAATTCAAAGGAAAACGCTTTGACTGCGGTAGCGTTGAAGGGTACATCGAAGCAACTAACTACTGTTTTGAGAACCTTTACCTTAAAGACAGCAAAAAGTCTGAGCTTGATAAGCAGAGTACAACGAAAGGATCATAATTCTAGATTCTTTACAGAATGAAAGGTCGCTCAACAGAGCGACCTTTTTACTGTTTTTTCATACAGTATTTTCTTTGAACATTTATCACTCTATGTAATACTTAGCCCACTTGTTTTTACATTGAGCGAGAGCAATGGATAAGATCGAAGTTCGCGGCGCACGCACCCATAACTTAAAAAATGTGAACCTAACCATTCCACGAGATAAACTCATCGTGATTACAGGTTTATCCGGTTCAGGTAAATCATCACTTGCCTTCGACACCCTGTATGCGGAAGGTCAACGTCGTTATGTTGAATCCCTATCGGCCTACGCTCGCCAGTTTTTGTCTTTGATGGAAAAGCCCGATGTCGATCATATTGAAGGCTTATCACCAGCCATTTCCATTGAACAAAAATCAACGTCGCACAACCCTCGCTCGACCGTTGGTACCATTACTGAAGTGTATGACTACCTACGTCTATTGTACGCACGTGTTGGCGAGCCGCGTTGTCCTGAACATCATGTACCATTGACAGCTCAAACCATCTCACAAATGGTCGACAAAGTTTTGGAGCTTCCTGAAGGATCCAAAATGATGCTGCTCGCTCCCATCGTCAAAGAGCGTAAAGGTGAGCATGTCAAAACACTAGAGAACTTAGCAGCACAAGGCTTCATCCGAGCTCGTATTGATGGTGAAACTTGCGACTTGTCCGATCCACCAACTTTAGAATTGCATAAAAAACACACCATTGAAGTCGTAGTAGATCGCTTTAAGGTGCGTGATGATTTACAACAGAGGCTGGCGGAATCCTTTGAGACGACGCTCGAATTGTCCGGCGGCATTGCGGTCGTGGCTCCGATGGATGGAGATGGCGCTGAAGTCGTTTTTTCAGCTAACTTCGCCTGTCCACATTGTGGCTATAGCATGCAAGAACTAGAACCTAGGCTGTTCTCGTTCAATAATCCAGCAGGCGCCTGCCACACCTGTGACGGCCTTGGTGTACAACAGTATTTCGATCCAGATCGAGTGATTTTAGATGACTCTTTAAGTCTCGCAGACGGGGCGATCCGTGGTTGGGATCAGAAAAACTATTATTACTTCCAAATGCTGTCATCTTTGGCAGAACACTATAATTTTGATCTAAAAGCGCCTTTTAAGTCCTTATCAAAGAAAATGCAAGATGTGGTACTTACAGGATCCGGACGTACAGAGATCGAGTTTAAGTACATCAATGATCGCGGCGATATTCGCGTCAAACGTCACCCATTTGAAGGCATACTCAATACCCTTGAGCGTCGCTATCGTGATACTGAGTCTAGTGCCGTACGTGAAGATCTAGCTAAGTACATTTCAACTCGTACTTGCTCGAGCTGCGAAGGCAGTCGCTTGCGTTTAGAAGCTCGTAATGTATTTTTAGACGACACAACCTTACCTGAGATTGTTGAGCTCAGTATCGCAGATGCGTTGGATTTCTTTGCGTCATTGGAGCTAGAAGGTCAGAGAGCGCAGATTGCCGAAAAAGTAATGAAGGAGATCAATGATCGTCTCCAATTTTTAGTCAATGTTGGCCTCAACTACCTCAACCTTTCGCGTAGCGCTGAAACCTTATCAGGGGGAAGCTCAGCGTATTAGACTCGCCAGCCAGATTGGTGCAGGCCTGGTCGGAGTAATGTACGTATTAGATGAACCTTCCATCGGGCTTCATCAACGTGATAACGAGCGGCTATTAAACACCCTAACTCACTTGCGTGATTTAGGTAATACGGTGCTGGTTGTAGAACATGATGAAGATGCGATTCGCATCGCCGATCACGTGATCGATATAGGCCCTGGAGCTGGTGTACATGGCGGTAGCGTGGTGGCAGAAGGGACCATGGAAGATATTATCGCCACTCCAGAGTCACTAACTGGCCAATACCTCAGCGGTACAAAAAAAATTGAAGTGCCTGCACAGCGTACCCCTATCAATAAAAAGAAAGTGGTCGAGTTGCTCGGCGCTACAGGTAACAATCTTAAAGATGTGACATTAACAATCCCGGTTGGTTTGTTCACCTGTGTGACAGGGGTTTCAGGTTCTGGTAAATCTACTCTGATCAACGATACTTTTTCAAGATTGCACACACTCAACTAAATGGTGCGACGACAGCCACCCCATCTCCTTATCAAAAAATTAAAGGGTTGGAGCATTTTGATAAGGTTATCGATATTGACCAAAGTCCAATAGGGCGCACGCCACGCTCTAACCCAGCCACTTATACAGGCATCTTTACACCGATCCGAGAGCTGTTTGCGGGAACGCAAGAAGCACGCTCTCGAGGTTATAAACCGGGTCGCTTCAGTTTCAACGTACGTGGAGGGCGATGTGAAGCTTGTCAGGGCGATGGGGTCATCAAAGTCGAGATGCACTTTCTGCCAGACGTTTACGTGCCATGCGATGTGTGTAAAGGCAAACGCTACAACCGTGAAACTCTCGAAGTCCACTACAAAGGCAAGACCATTGATGAAGTACTGGGGATGACGGTTGAAGATGCACGACACTTCTTCGATCCTGTACCCGTCATAGCCCGTAAGCTGCAAACACTTATCGATGTTGGACTTTCTTATATTCGTCTTGGCCAAGCTGCGACCACCTTATCTGGGGGTGAAGCGCAACGTGTCAAACTGGCCAGAGAACTATCTAAGCGTGATACTGGTAAGACACTCTATATTTTGGATGAGCCCACCACTGGCCTGCACTTCCATGATATTCAACAGTTACTTACTGTACTGCATCGACTACGTGATCACGGCAATACCGTGGTGGTCATCGAGCATAACCTTGATGTGATTAAAACCTCAGACTGGATTGTCGATTTAGGCCCAGAAGGTGGTCAAGGTGGCGGTGAAATTATTGCTGAAGGAACACCGGAAGAAGTGGCCAAGGTAAAAGGTTCACATACCGCACGATTCCTCAAGCCTATGTTAAAATAAAGAAAAGTAGTAAATTAAACAGACCATAACATGGTCTGTTTTCTTTTGAAGGACGCAATAATCAATGGCAACCATCCATTTGGCAGGGACAAGTCTAGAGCCGCAAGCACCTAAACTACCGCTCATTAAGCCGTTTCTCGTTTCTATAGCGATCGTATTTTTGCTCGCGATGCACATTTTCACCCCTAATCCTGGCGGTGCTGGGCTCGCGCTCTCTTTTAATACCACGACTTGGCTGGCGGTCAGTTTCTCTCTGGCAATAGGGTTGTATCAGGTCGGAACCCAAGGTGTTGTCAGATACAATAAGCTAAGCATTGGACTGTTTCTGTGCTGCATATTGATCACAATTCCGATATTTTTCCCTCACTCAGACTTTTCCCTTTCTCAAGGTAAACTGCTCGGCTTATGGGCTGGCTACGGGCTGTTTTTTGTC
This window of the Vibrio neptunius genome carries:
- the galU gene encoding UTP--glucose-1-phosphate uridylyltransferase GalU encodes the protein MIKKCLFPAAGYGTRFLPATKSMPKEMMPVVNKPLIEYGVEEAIQAGMNGMCIVTGRGKHSIMDHFDKNYELEHQISGTNKEQLLVDIRDIIESANFTYIRQREMKGLGHAILTGRELVGDEPFAVVLADDLCVNEQEGVLAQMVALFKQFRCSIVAVQEVPADETHKYGVISGEMIKDDIYRVDDMVEKPEPGTAPSNLAIIGRYILTPDIFELIENTEPGKGGEIQITDALLKQAKAGCVLAYKFKGKRFDCGSVEGYIEATNYCFENLYLKDSKKSELDKQSTTKGS